A genomic window from Amia ocellicauda isolate fAmiCal2 chromosome 15, fAmiCal2.hap1, whole genome shotgun sequence includes:
- the tbc1d15 gene encoding TBC1 domain family member 15 isoform X2: protein MLCAGKDSSSVVEWTQSPKEKSHKNLEHLPSYEAEWDMVNTVSFKKKPCTNGEGVSNHVHERSKWAFFFNVADLKAVKIKKEGWSYLQFCLKDETQLPALHFHQGGSEVFLDCLNKYVMLTESPFDETSLIVSNYNKALSQSFENLFDDTTFGLVQKFRKDPYTTTLGGFSKVTNYLFDAFRAPDAEHHQRPASEVADLLNEAIPGLEINHQEEPGFEVITRIDLGTRPDVQRREPVSAEDWTEHMDPDGRIQDVPHLKQNIFKGGLCHAIRKEAWKFLLGYFPWNSTRDERKTLQKTKTDEYFRMKLQWKSVSEEQEKRNSRLRDYRSLIEKDVNRTDRTNKFYEGQDNPGLILLHDILMTYCMYDFDLGYVQGMSDLLSPILYVMENEVDAFWCFVSFMDQMHQNFEEQMQGMKTQLIQLSTLLRLLDITFWNYLESQDSGYLYFCFRWLLICFKREFSFQDILRLWEVMWTGLPCQNFHLLMCCAILDSEKQKIMDEHYGFNEILKHVNELSMKLDVEEVLHKAEAISLQIRNCKDLPYAVCEILGVKSDTVLPTSETSEQRTLDTKPSKPTRTEELVHSSVPNGRDGLFRETAQEVYPLARV from the exons GTGTATCAAACCATGTGCATGAGAGAAGCAAGTGGGCTTTCTTCTTTAATGTGGCTGACCTCAAAGCtgtcaaaataaagaaagaaggcTGGTCATATCTACAATTTTGCCTTAAAGATGAAACTCAGCTACCTGCTCTTCATTTCCATCAAGGAGGCAGTGAAGTTTTCTTGGATTGCCTTAACAAATATGTGATGCTAACTGA GTCTCCTTTTGATGAAACATCACTAATTGTCAGCAACTACAACAAAGCCCTTTCTCAGTCCTTTGAGAACTTATTTGACGATACCACATTTGGCCTTGTTCAG AAATTTAGAAAAGATCCCTATACAACCACATTGGGAGGCTTTTCTAAAGTCACCAACTACTTATTTGATGCGTTTCGAGCACCAGATGCCGAACATCACCAGCGGCCGGCTTCGGAAGTGGCAGACCTGCTCAACGAAGCCATCCCAGGGCTTGAGATCAACCATCAGGAGGAACCTGGGTTTGAAGTCATCACAAGA ATTGATTTAGGCACGAGGCCGGATGTGCAGAGAAGAGAACCGGTTTCAGCGGAAGACTGGACGGAGCATATGGACCCTGATGGAAGAATTCAGGATGTTCCtcatttgaaacaaaatatattcaaaggG GGACTTTGCCATGCAATAAGGAAAGAAGCCTGGAAGTTTTTGCTTGGCTATTTTCCATGGAATAGCACTAGAGACGAAagaaaaaccttacaaaagacaaaaac AGATGAATATTTCCGAATGAAACTTCAGTGGAAGTCAGTCAGTGAAGAACAAGAGAAAAGAAATTCAAGATTAAGGGATTACAGAAGCCTTATAG AAAAAGACGTCAATAGGACTGACCGGACCAACAAATTTTACGAGGGCCAAGATAACCCAGGACTGATATTGCTTCATGATATACTCATGACATATTGCATGTATGACTTTGATCTGG gGTATGTTCAGGGAATGAGTGATTTACTTTCTCCAATTCTATACGTAATGGAAAATGAAGTGGATGCCTTCTGGTGCTTTGTGTCCTTCATGGATCAAATG CATCAGAATTTCGAGGAGCAGATGCAGGGCATGAAGACCCAGCTGATCCAGCTCAGCACGTTGCTGCGCTTACTCGACATTACATTCTGGAATTATCTAG AATCTCAAGATTCAGGGTATCTCTATTTCTGTTTCCGGTGGCTCCTGATTTGCTTTAAAAGGGAATTCAGCTTCCAGGATATTCTGCGTCTGTGGGAG GTTATGTGGACTGGATTACCTTGCCAAAACTTTCATCTGCTCATGTGCTGTGCCATACTGGATTCAGAGAAGCAGAAAATAATGGATGAACATTATGGATTTAATGAAATTCTCAAG CATGTAAATGAGCTTTCCATGAAGCTGGATGTAGAAGAGGTCCTTCACAAAGCAGAGGCGATCAGTCTACAGATCAGAAATTGTAAG gattTACCCTATGCAGTGTGTGAGATTCTGGGAGTGAAAAGTGACACAGTACTACCTACATCAGAAACAAGTGAGCAAAGGACACTTGATACGAAACCATCCAAACCAACACGAACAGAGGAGTTAGTCCACAGCTCCGTACCCAACGGCAGAGACGGACTGTTCAGAGAGACTGCGCAAGAGGTTTACCCACTGGCACGTGTATAG